taaaaagtgccaTTTCATTATCAATcgtccatgtcagcaatttttggctaaaattagccaatgaactcaattgataagaagtgaaaatgtttaagactaaattaacaaattctagtataatttgataaaaataaaaagtttaagactgaattagtaaaaatgtaataagtttagtattatttggaaaattttcagaGAGTTGATGGAGTCAAGGAAGCTTAATATGGACTTGCTCTAATTTTGTTTGTCGATGCCTTTCTGTCCCATTCCTATTTGAGCAAGAGATCGACCATAGTCTTACTCAACAAATGAggattttccatctttttgtttctgttttcaACACTCACCAAATGGGTTTCGCACTTGACAACAGAAAAACCAAGTGCGCAAATGCCAGCAAGCCTGTGAATGTTTGCATTTTGCACGAGGGATGCAGGAAAACATTAAGCAAACTTCTGTATGCTTGTGTTGTTGCAATTCTCTGAAGGAGGGGGAGGAATTCAAAACTAACCATAGAAAAGCTATACTTTTCCAATTATTCAGAGGACATTAGAgcataagaatttttttcttgatattctCATTGGCCGTCAGATTTTCCTCGTTAATTCTTGAGGAATATGGCCGCTTCAGGAAGCCATGACACTTGCGGTCGGAAGTCATGAACAAGCAACTTTTTCCGACTGAAGAACGATCAGGTAGACTTATAGTATGAACTGAAATGGATGGATTTAGAATTCTCGATCAAATTCCATTTTACTGATAATAGTACCCtttaaaatctctctctccctcttggcATATCCTGATTTGAAGTGGGCCATTAAGATACGCATCAGGATGGCACTATTGGACTTggacttatttatttatcaggGGAACGGAAAGGTTGTTTTCCTCCCGTTTATTCTCACGTATCACTACACCGATAATAAAGATTCCTGAAATGAGTGTAGCACGGAGAAAGCACACATGTTAATAAATACATTCGCTTCGACAATTGACACTGTCAACAATTCAAGACAAGACCGTTTGATGTGATTAGAGTATCCAGCAGCATCCCACAAGATACTTTGTGGGCGTGAAGAGGCGAAAATGCTGGCCTCCCTCCCAGTGATGCCGCTTTATTTCCAGCCGGACGGTGAGAAACTGCTAATGAAGATTTAACCAAAGAAACTGATGCGCAAAATAAACGCAGCCAGGACGAGGATTTAAGGGCAGAGACATGAACAAGAAGGATTCTCGTGTCTTCTCCTTCCTTGTGGTCTGCTTTCATAGCATGAACAGAGAAGTGAAGGAAGAAAGCAACTCCAACATCGGTCTCATTTATAATGGCGACACTGGGACTATTAGCTTCCTTTGAAAAGCATTTGCCTGCCCTCTTGAAGTAAACCAGAATGACATTTTACCTCCTCAGCAGCTTGGTCAGAATCCAAAGAGGCCAAGTCAATGTGTCCCCCACCATGCCTTGTACTAAAAATATTCCGGTACATTAAATTTTGAGAGTCTGGCTTTTAGATGTGTTCTGCACATGCATGTCAATTTCATATGTGGAACCTGACACAAGCCCTAGAAGTGATCCTGAGAGgtactttcttcttcctataTGCTTCCAACAGCTTGTAGTTACCACCAGACACATGTAACCAGTAAAAGTTCCTAGACATGATACCAAAATTGGACATAAGGTAGAGTTTAAGGAGGAAGTACTGTCAAAAAACTTGTAATATGGACATGTTCCCTCCAAATCCCACACCGATGCTTCTATCGCTATGCCAGAGAGCTCATCTGATGTGGTATTAAACAACCTGTAGAAGCAGACCAGAAAAGGCTATTTATCAGATTCTATTTCACAGGAAAAATTATGAGTTCATATTCAGGCTATACTGAAGAACAAGTGACAGCATAACTTAATATTGTTGCTCCCCAACTAAGATGTGCAACGAGTCTATTGAAAGAATAATAACAGTCTGAGCTCTCAGTGGCTTTCTATAGCAAGATGTACCTCAATAGAATAGGCGGCTAGATTGAGTTGAACATGGATTGGCTCTGCAGCTGAACAGCAGCCGTAGAACCCTGCCATCTGATCAAGTTGTTGATCATAAAATTGACCTCTAAGGCCAGTCCGtgagtcaaaaaaataatatgtacTCACTGATTGAATAGAAGAAACAAACTAATGGCAAGACCCTTCACTGAGTCTTACCTTCAAACAAAAGTCATCAAGATCCTTGGGGGTACCATAGAATTTGATTTGATCATGAACCTTGTCTGGTTTTGAGTATGGTATGTACTTATGGTATTGCCATATAGGATTGGCAGCTTCTTCAGTGTAACCATTTGAAAGTTTCTCAAAGATCAGAATTTGCCATCCTTCTAGAGGCATTGTTGCTCTGATGCCGCAACAGGCATACCCACAGAACCCACTTCTGGATTGAATCCATAATTGTAAAAGTCATCCTTAAAGAAGCTTTCAGGATACTGGATATTGTAAGGCCATTGGTCCAGCCGCCCTTGCTATTAGCAAACCCATCCCACATGGACCCTTGAACATAGATGCGTGTTCCATCGAGGTAGAGGCTGGGATCTTCCTCCTCGTTACTCAAATCTTCTAAAATTTTGTCATATCCAtctgccttttcaaaataggGATGGAGTTTGAGGTAATTCTTTAGAGCTTTATTGAGGTCATCTGGTGGAACTTGTTCGTTTCCACCTACCCAAAGAGCCAGACTTGCATGATTCCTTAAAAGCTTGACAGTGTCTCTTGCACACAGAAGAAATAGGTCATGATCCAGGGGGCCATCCGGATTGGATACTGGGATTCCATGTCCATCAACATCACCAGTAATCCAAAATTTTTGCCAGACCTACAAAAGCTTTATAAGCAATTGGATAGCAGGATAAATTGATTTGCTAACATACTGACAAATATGATACTAAGCATCTGAAAAGAAGTTTGGCCGAGGTGCATTGAAGACTTGCCAATAAACCATACAAGTAATATGGAGGTCATTTACGAACTCTTAATATGTTATCAGGAAGCAGGTGACTGCAAGGATTTATTCGGCAGCAACTTCTCTACGTCTACCAATACATACATCCGGCACAcatattattctttttccttagtTTATCCATTTTCTACCTGACTTCATCCAACATAGTAAACAATTTTCTCATCAAGGAAGCAATAAAACTACAAGCTGAGGAATGCCAAACAAGCTCTGCTAATCCACCACCCCAACAGCAGATCATGTTGGAATTTATATCGGCATGGAATTTGATATCGGTCCTGTAGGGTTTCTCTGAAAGTCACAGTAATCCTTCTGATAAAATCCAATTACGCCCACGAATAATGATGGGCTGCCCATTAACCTTGAACAGCCTAAACAGCACAAGTACATTTACCATAAACAATACAATTCAATTCCCAATTCTTTCCATAAGGCGACCAGCCAGCCCTAACATGTCAACAACATGAGCGTAGTGCTCTGTCCTTGGATTAATTCCATAAGCCCTTTCCACTGAATCAAAAAACTTCATTCTCTTCTTGACTAAGCCCATATGGCTACAAGCATGAAGCAAAGAGTGAAGTGTAACGTCTGTTGGCTTTACAACTTCCATGTTCATTTCTTCATACAACCTTAAGCTCCACAGCCATCTCCGTGACATGCAAAAGAATTAACCATGCAATTCTATGAGATCAAATTTCTGGAAGGCATCCgattaaacattttgattgacTCCACGATATCTCCACACTTCGCATACATGTTCATTAACCCATTGCCGACAAAGGGAATATGAAACAAGCTTCTTTTGATAATCAAAGAGTGAATTTGTTTACCTAAACCTAGAGAAGTATCAGCACCAAAAACCCCAAGAACAGCAGAAACCACATTAGAATCAATCTCCAACCCTGCCTTTACCATTTTCAGAAATACTTGTatagcttcttcttcaaacccaTTTTTTGCAAAACCTAAAAGAATTACAGTCATAGAAACCTCATCTATAGTCTCTGCAGACTCGAATAAATCCAATGCATCTTCCAGACTTCCACATTTTGCATACATATCCATCAGTGCACTCTCTACCAATAAATCTGACTGAATACCCAACTTCCATGCAATGCTATGCAACTGGCGCCCCAAGTTTGTTGCTTGTAGACCTGCACACGCCATTATGGAGCTTAAGTATGTGAGAGTATTTGGATTGAGTGATCCACTACGCATGCTCATAAATAACTTTAAACTATCCTCATAAAACCCATTCTGTTGAAGGCCAGAGATAACAGCCGTCCAACTAATTACATTCCTCTTTAACATTTCATTAAAAACCTGCATTCCCCAACCATTGCCACCACATTTGAAATACGACGTGATCAGAGCATTCCCAATCGgaatttccctttcaaatcCACCCCTAAAGACTATGCCATGCATCAACTCAACTACATGAGAAAGCTCGCGGCTATCACAACCAGACAGAATCGTGGTTACCGTGGCTTTATCCACACCTCGAACACCCCCTTCCCAGATTCTTTTGAACATCCCAAAACCCATCTCAAACTCCCCGTTCCTCAAAAACCCAGATAACAGGGTGTTCCGGGAAATAAAGTCTTTCacaggcatttcatcaaacagctTAGCGACACCCCGCACGTCTCCGCACTTCGCGTACATCGAGAGGAGAGAGTTCCAAACGACAAGACAATTTCCGAAGAGGTCCTCATTTCCCAGGTCGTGGAGCTCCGGGTTCTTGATAATGGGCGCGTGAAGAGAAGAACCCAGATGGAAACGCCCTTCTCTGCCGCAAGTGGACAGAAGGTGGCTCACGCGGACGTGGTCGAGCACAAGAGCAGAAGCTTGTGACGGGGCGCCTCGAAAGTTCTGAGATTTgagcggaggagggagggaagTCCGAGGAGAGAGGTGGGAGCTCAGTCTCCGGAAGACCCATTTCGATTTCATCCATGAAACCAAAGTCGCCGGAACACAGACGATGGTAATACAACGGAGAAGATCAGGATTGTTTCCTTTGGATAGTCTACGAGCTTCTCAAACGGCTTCTGTAGACTGGAGAACTTTGACCTCCTTGGACGCATTTCTGCCGAGAGCTGgtaatcaaattattaaaagctCATCTTTTTTATCTCCGCATATTGACATATCAGACTTATattcatttagaattttacaaaCTACtaaactcaatttaaaaaaaagagagttaataattcaattaatcaGATATATATCACGTCTCATCTTTTGAACATTCCATAAAAAGCTTAATTTTGATTTGCTTTAATTTTGTTTAGTGATGCCTTTCCGTCCCTTTTTATTCGAGCAAGAAAGCGACCTTAGTCTTACTCAACAAACTACCATTTTcctgttttgtttctttttttcaacaCTCACCAAATGAGTTTCTTAATTGACATCAGAAAACCAAATGTGCATATGCCGGCTAGCCTCTGAATATTGGCATTTGCACAAGGCATGCGAGGAAACATTAAGTATATGCTGGTATGCATTTCTCAGAAGCAGGGGCGAGAAAGCGGAACTAACCATAGAAAAGCTATACTTCTGAATATTCAGAGGACTTCAGGGCATATGACTGCTAAAtgttttttcttgatattatcTTTGGCCATCATATTTTTCTAGTTAATTCTTAAGGAATAGGGCCGCTTCATGAACTCACGGCGCTCGCGGTCGGAAGTCATGAACAAGCTACTTTTTCCCAGATTGGTTTCTAAGATCACTTCCCGCTCTAGACCTTTTACTAATTAGTCCTGATCAAACCCCAACCTTTTCCAACGGAAGGATGATCGGGTAGGCACTAGTATGAATTGAAAAGAATGGATTTAGAATTCTCAATCAAATTCCATTTTGCTGATCAATAGTGCACTTTAGAATCCCTCTCCCAACACATCCTGGTTTGAAGTGGGCCATCAACAGGTTCATTCAGATGAACATCAGGATGGCACTATGCAAAACTTACATCAGGGGAACGGATCTGTATCTTCAGGCCTTTTGAGAGGGGGaaggatatatatatttatcaacTTGTCATTTCTAAGAAGTGGGGAAACATCCAGGAATAAAGATAGGAGGAAAGATTGTTTCCCCCGTTTATTCTCTCACGTTTCTTTATCTGTTTCTCTATACAGATAATAAAGATTCCTGAAATGAGTATAGCACGGAGAAAGCACGCATGTTTATAAATACATTCGCTTCAACAATTGACATTGTCAACGATTCAAGGCAAGACTGATTGATGTGGTTGGAGCATCCCGCAGCATTCCCCAAGAAACTCCGAGAGTGTGAAGAGGCGAAAATACTGGACTCTTCCAGTGACGATGCTTAATTTCCAGTCGGACGGTGAGAAACTGCTGATGAAGATTTAACCAAGGAAACTGATGCGCGAATTTAACACAGCCTGGACAAGGACTTAAGGGCGGAGACATCAATCTGAAAAGCACGTTCCCTCCATAGAATGGTAAGAACAGACAGGACTATGAACATTTCTCACCTCAGTGGACTGTATGCCCACCATGGTAATTCCAGCCATTGAGCGTGACTCGAGGAGTAACACCTGGTGGAACTTCGAAAGAGATTTTGGTGGTCATAATTTCGCCTGGTACTAAAGAGAAGTAATTATCCGAGTAATGAACAGGAAGGATTCTCGTGTCCTCTCCTTCCTTGCGGTCTGTCTTCATAGCATGAACagagaaatgaaggaaaaaagcCACTCCAACGTCGGTCCCATTTATAATGGCAACGCTTGGACTATTAGCTTCCTTCAAAAAGCACTTGGCCGCTCCCTGAAGTAAACCAGAAAAGCACTTGGCCGCTCCCTGAAGTAAACCAGATTGACGTTTTACCTCCTTAGCAGCTTGGTCAGAACCCAAAGAGGCCAAGTCAATGTCTCCCACACGATGCCTTCTACTGAAAATATTCCGGTACGTTAAATTTTGAGAGTTCAGCCTTCTAGAAGTGTTTTGCACATGCATGTCAATTTCGTATGTGGAACCTCTGACATAAGCCCTAGATGTGATCCTGAGAGGTACTTTCTTCTTCCTGTATGCTTCCAAAAGCTTGTAGTTACCACCAGACACATGTAACCAGTAGAAGTTCCTAGATATGATACCAGAATCAGACATATGGTAGAGTTTAAGAAGAAGGAAGTAGACAGGCTTTGGACTTTGCGACTTGGGATAGTTCATCTCCACAATGGAAACAGTCTTTTTGGGTGGCACTGAAAGTTTGTCAAAAACCTTGTAGTATGGACATGCTCCCTCCAAATCCCATACCGATGCTTCTATTGCTATGCCAGAGAGCTCATCTGATGTTGTATTAACAACCTGTGGAAGCAGACCAGAAAAGGCTATAATCAAGTTCTATTTCACAGGAAAAATTATGAGTTCATATTCAGGCTATACTGAAGAATGTGTGACTGCATAACTTAATATTGTTGCTCCCCAACAAAGATGTGCATCGAGTCTATTCAAAG
This region of Eucalyptus grandis isolate ANBG69807.140 chromosome 8, ASM1654582v1, whole genome shotgun sequence genomic DNA includes:
- the LOC108954763 gene encoding mannosylglycoprotein endo-beta-mannosidase-like isoform X2, with amino-acid sequence MPLEGWQILIFEKLSNGYTEEAANPIWQYHKYIPYSKPDKVHDQIKFYGTPKDLDDFCLKTGLRGQFYDQQLDQMAGFYGCCSAAEPIHVQLNLAAYSIEVV
- the LOC108954763 gene encoding mannosylglycoprotein endo-beta-mannosidase-like isoform X3, which encodes MPLEGWQILIFEKLSNGYTEEAANPIWQYHKYIPYSKPDKVHDQIKFYGTPKDLDDFCLKMAGFYGCCSAAEPIHVQLNLAAYSIEVV
- the LOC108954763 gene encoding pentatricopeptide repeat-containing protein At3g05340-like isoform X1, with the protein product MKSKWVFRRLSSHLSPRTSLPPPLKSQNFRGAPSQASALVLDHVRVSHLLSTCGREGRFHLGSSLHAPIIKNPELHDLGNEDLFGNCLVVWNSLLSMYAKCGDVRGVAKLFDEMPVKDFISRNTLLSGFLRNGEFEMGFGMFKRIWEGGVRGVDKATVTTILSGCDSRELSHVVELMHGIVFRGGFEREIPIGNALITSYFKCGGNGWGMQVFNEMLKRNVISWTAVISGLQQNGFYEDSLKLFMSMRSGSLNPNTLTYLSSIMACAGLQATNLGRQLHSIAWKLGIQSDLLVESALMDMYAKCGSLEDALDLFESAETIDEVSMTVILLGFAKNGFEEEAIQVFLKMVKAGLEIDSNVVSAVLGVFGADTSLGLGKQIHSLIIKRSLFHIPFVGNGLMNMYAKCGDIVESIKMFNRMPSRNLIS